Proteins encoded together in one Rhizobacter sp. J219 window:
- the xrtB gene encoding exosortase B: protein MSSLGHARHHPGALSSTWDEPPEFTARTASRAVAGVLLVGLLALYVPTMLRLIDQVWSTAEQGHGPLILALCAWMAWQRRARLAALPDTPNRWLGGPLLLASLAAYVLGHSQGILGLEAASQIGVLAALLLCFKGWAGVRVMALPLAFMAFTVPLPGIFVQTITMPLKVAVSACAEWLLHLVGYPVGRMGVVLVIGQYQLLVADACAGLNSMFTLEALGFLWMSLRPRSTAARDALLALVILPISFAANVVRVMVLVLVTYHFGDAAGQGFAHDFSGIVLFVAAVLMMIVAESVIRQPAAGRGPSAGPLPRRPAVPSGEGLS, encoded by the coding sequence ATGTCTTCGCTCGGTCACGCCCGCCACCACCCCGGTGCTCTTTCGAGCACCTGGGATGAACCGCCCGAGTTCACGGCGCGCACCGCGAGCCGCGCTGTCGCGGGGGTGTTGCTCGTCGGCCTGCTGGCGCTCTACGTGCCCACGATGCTGAGGCTGATCGACCAGGTGTGGTCGACCGCCGAGCAGGGCCACGGCCCGCTGATCCTCGCGCTGTGTGCGTGGATGGCCTGGCAGCGCCGCGCCCGGCTGGCCGCGCTGCCCGACACGCCCAACCGCTGGCTGGGTGGGCCGCTGCTGCTGGCGTCGCTTGCCGCCTATGTGCTGGGCCATTCGCAGGGCATCCTCGGTCTCGAGGCCGCGTCGCAGATCGGTGTGCTGGCGGCGCTGCTGCTGTGTTTCAAGGGCTGGGCCGGTGTGCGGGTGATGGCCTTGCCGCTCGCGTTCATGGCCTTCACCGTGCCGCTGCCGGGCATCTTCGTGCAGACGATCACCATGCCGCTCAAGGTGGCCGTCTCGGCCTGCGCCGAGTGGTTGCTGCACCTCGTGGGCTACCCGGTCGGGCGCATGGGCGTGGTGCTGGTGATCGGCCAGTACCAGCTGCTGGTGGCCGACGCCTGCGCCGGGCTCAACTCGATGTTCACGCTCGAAGCGCTCGGCTTCCTGTGGATGAGCCTGCGACCGCGCAGCACCGCGGCGCGCGACGCGCTGCTCGCGCTCGTGATCCTGCCGATCTCGTTCGCGGCCAACGTGGTGCGGGTGATGGTGCTGGTGCTCGTCACCTACCACTTTGGCGATGCGGCGGGGCAGGGCTTCGCGCACGACTTCTCGGGCATCGTGCTCTTCGTCGCGGCGGTGCTGATGATGATCGTGGCCGAGTCGGTGATCCGACAGCCGGCGGCGGGGCGCGGGCCGAGCGCCGGGCCGCTCCCACGCCGGCCGGCAGTCCCCTCGGGCGAGGGCCTGTCATGA
- a CDS encoding glycosyltransferase family 4 protein — translation MSLKVVHVVRQYLPSRGGMEDVVFNIARTQRDLHGQSPRVITLDRVFRQPEVLPTDEVIEGIPVHRLAYSGSERYPLFPSVLHHVSDADVVHVHGIDFAFDYLSLTRFVHRKPLVACTHGGFFHTSFAQRAKKIFFHCVTRCTARGYHRILASSANDGEMFKQVVPQERIRVIENGVDIDKFADAASRTLTQTMIYVGRWTAHKGLDRTLALLAMLRRADPNWRLIIAGREYDDINRHTLAQMAEAAGVTEAVVLLPNPDNETLRAAIGQASYGVCLSSHEGFGLAAIEAMSAGLVPILSAIPPFERLADETMVPLIVPDDTAEAAAAVQALHRRVAVSHSVLREQAQKMVQRYSWRNVVGAYVEEYERAVQEARMAA, via the coding sequence ATGAGCTTGAAGGTGGTGCACGTGGTGCGCCAATACTTGCCGTCGCGCGGCGGGATGGAAGACGTGGTCTTCAACATCGCTCGCACGCAGCGCGACCTGCACGGCCAGTCGCCGCGCGTCATCACGCTCGATCGCGTGTTCCGCCAGCCCGAGGTGCTGCCGACCGACGAGGTGATCGAGGGCATCCCGGTGCACCGACTGGCCTACAGCGGCTCGGAGCGCTACCCGCTGTTCCCGTCGGTGCTGCACCACGTCAGCGACGCTGACGTGGTGCACGTGCATGGCATCGACTTCGCCTTCGACTACCTCTCGCTCACCCGCTTCGTGCACCGCAAGCCGCTGGTGGCCTGCACGCACGGTGGCTTCTTCCACACGAGTTTTGCGCAGCGGGCGAAGAAGATCTTCTTCCACTGCGTGACCCGCTGCACGGCGCGCGGCTACCACCGCATCCTCGCGAGCAGCGCCAACGACGGCGAGATGTTCAAGCAGGTGGTTCCGCAAGAGCGCATCCGCGTGATCGAGAACGGCGTGGACATCGACAAGTTCGCCGACGCCGCCTCGCGCACGCTCACCCAGACCATGATCTATGTGGGCCGCTGGACGGCGCACAAGGGCCTGGACCGCACGCTCGCGCTGCTGGCCATGCTGCGCCGCGCCGACCCGAACTGGCGGCTCATCATCGCCGGGCGCGAGTACGACGACATCAACCGCCACACGCTTGCGCAGATGGCCGAAGCGGCCGGCGTGACCGAGGCGGTGGTGCTGCTGCCCAACCCCGACAACGAGACGCTGCGCGCGGCGATCGGCCAGGCGAGCTACGGCGTGTGCCTGTCGAGCCACGAAGGCTTCGGCCTGGCGGCCATCGAGGCGATGAGCGCGGGGCTCGTGCCCATCCTGAGCGCCATCCCGCCCTTCGAGCGGCTGGCCGACGAGACGATGGTGCCGCTGATCGTGCCCGACGACACCGCCGAGGCCGCGGCCGCCGTGCAGGCCTTGCACCGGCGCGTGGCCGTGAGCCACAGCGTGCTGCGCGAACAGGCCCAGAAGATGGTGCAGCGCTACAGCTGGCGCAACGTGGTCGGCGCCTACGTCGAGGAGTACGAGCGCGCCGTGCAAGAAGCGAGGATGGCCGCATGA
- a CDS encoding polysaccharide polymerase — protein MAAVWTDHTTHGTPGAAWGRADAPVPGSLPGAGVSDSTVYAGFLLLAVVMHHWLLCLLHNKGISVSVARVAMAEMVIYIACVPLLLARLSLRSLITVFAVLGACGLFALLRGGYFDAKAARDLMIPLVFFWAGRSFGQNGRSLDRPLLAIAAVVVFIGLVQAVIPTLYNSLFNTFNYYVSLGGINSAAAQVSGQAVTLNGMRPEGIGRTLLPQVLGAQRVSSVFLEPVSLGNFAVILLGWGLAKPGAQWRTSAWFIAAALVCIVLADSRFGFYMTGLLVLLRLVLHGGAHFIGIVFPALGALLLLALATYMPGAGDNLIGRMTVSGQFLLGFDHLSLLGLRDFATNFGDMGYAYVFSRFSLIGAGLMWICFYALPLHDETARRFRAYMAAYMTLILCVSGTSLFALKTAGVMWFALGALSMRKPEAEQETEIDIRLA, from the coding sequence ATGGCCGCCGTCTGGACCGACCACACGACGCACGGCACGCCGGGCGCCGCCTGGGGCCGCGCCGACGCGCCGGTGCCCGGCAGCCTGCCCGGTGCCGGCGTGAGCGACTCGACCGTCTACGCCGGCTTCCTGCTGCTGGCCGTGGTGATGCACCACTGGCTGCTGTGCCTGCTGCACAACAAGGGCATCAGCGTGTCGGTGGCACGCGTGGCGATGGCCGAGATGGTGATCTACATCGCCTGCGTGCCGCTGCTGCTGGCGCGGCTGTCGCTGCGCTCGCTGATCACGGTGTTCGCCGTGCTCGGGGCCTGCGGCCTCTTCGCGCTGCTGCGCGGCGGCTATTTCGATGCCAAGGCCGCACGCGACCTGATGATCCCGCTCGTCTTCTTCTGGGCCGGGCGCAGCTTCGGGCAGAACGGCCGCTCGCTCGACCGGCCGCTGCTGGCGATTGCCGCGGTGGTGGTGTTCATCGGCCTGGTGCAGGCGGTGATCCCCACGCTCTACAACAGCCTCTTCAACACCTTCAACTACTACGTGAGCCTGGGCGGCATCAACTCGGCCGCGGCCCAGGTGAGCGGCCAGGCCGTCACGCTCAACGGCATGCGACCCGAAGGCATCGGCCGCACGCTGCTGCCGCAGGTGCTGGGGGCGCAGCGGGTGTCTTCGGTGTTCCTGGAGCCGGTGTCGCTCGGCAACTTCGCGGTGATCCTGCTCGGCTGGGGCCTGGCCAAGCCGGGCGCGCAGTGGCGCACCTCGGCGTGGTTCATCGCCGCGGCGCTGGTGTGCATCGTGCTCGCCGATTCCCGCTTCGGCTTCTACATGACCGGCCTCCTGGTGCTGCTGCGCCTGGTGCTGCATGGCGGCGCGCACTTCATCGGCATCGTGTTCCCGGCGCTCGGTGCACTCCTGCTGCTGGCCCTCGCCACCTACATGCCGGGCGCCGGCGACAACCTCATCGGCCGCATGACGGTGAGCGGGCAGTTCCTGCTCGGCTTCGACCACCTGAGCCTGCTCGGCCTGCGCGACTTCGCCACCAACTTCGGCGACATGGGCTACGCCTATGTCTTCAGCCGCTTCAGCCTGATCGGCGCCGGGCTGATGTGGATCTGCTTTTACGCGCTGCCGCTGCACGACGAGACGGCGCGGCGCTTTCGCGCCTACATGGCCGCCTACATGACCTTGATCCTGTGCGTGAGCGGCACGTCGCTCTTCGCACTCAAGACGGCCGGCGTGATGTGGTTTGCGCTGGGGGCGCTGTCGATGCGCAAGCCTGAAGCCGAACAGGAGACCGAAATTGACATTCGCCTTGCATAG
- a CDS encoding polysaccharide biosynthesis tyrosine autokinase, which translates to MRIEARTEEPRFDASESIWGADADVVVTDRPIGSILTETKRLPAGQVDKVLEYQRRKGLRFGEAAVALKLITEDDVLYALSQQFHYPYAPHTRRDLSGELVAAMQPFSDQAEAFRALRSQLMMRMFMPGAAPRALAIVSPEKGDGKTFFAANLAIAMAQLGGRTLLIDANLRGPRIHQLFSIDEKAGLSGVLSGRVQANVIHQIADLNTLFVLPVGVAPPNPLELVERPAFSRLLSELLGKFDHVIVDTPASQRGSDAGVIAARCGAALVIARRHQSRLGALHQLVSRLKDSPAQLAGVVINEY; encoded by the coding sequence ATGAGAATCGAAGCACGCACGGAGGAGCCGCGTTTCGACGCGTCGGAGTCGATCTGGGGGGCCGATGCTGACGTCGTCGTCACCGACCGACCGATCGGCAGCATCCTCACCGAGACGAAGCGGCTGCCCGCCGGCCAGGTCGACAAGGTGCTCGAGTACCAGCGCCGCAAGGGCCTGCGCTTCGGCGAGGCGGCGGTGGCGCTCAAGCTCATCACCGAAGACGACGTGCTGTATGCGCTGTCGCAGCAGTTCCACTACCCGTACGCGCCGCACACCCGGCGCGACCTCTCCGGCGAGCTGGTGGCGGCGATGCAGCCCTTCAGCGACCAGGCCGAAGCCTTCCGGGCGCTGCGCAGCCAGCTGATGATGCGCATGTTCATGCCCGGTGCCGCGCCCCGTGCGCTGGCCATCGTGAGCCCCGAGAAAGGCGACGGCAAGACCTTCTTCGCGGCCAACCTCGCCATCGCGATGGCGCAGCTCGGCGGGCGCACGCTCCTGATCGACGCCAACCTGCGTGGCCCGCGCATCCACCAGCTCTTCTCCATCGACGAGAAGGCGGGTCTGTCGGGCGTGCTGAGCGGTCGGGTGCAGGCCAACGTGATCCACCAGATCGCCGACCTCAACACTCTCTTCGTGCTGCCAGTGGGTGTGGCGCCGCCCAACCCGCTTGAACTGGTGGAGCGGCCGGCCTTCAGCCGCCTGCTGTCGGAGCTGCTCGGCAAGTTCGACCATGTGATCGTCGACACGCCGGCCTCGCAGCGCGGGTCGGACGCCGGCGTGATCGCGGCGCGCTGCGGTGCGGCGCTCGTCATCGCGCGGCGTCACCAGAGCCGGCTGGGCGCACTGCACCAGCTCGTCAGCCGCTTGAAGGACAGCCCCGCGCAGCTCGCCGGTGTGGTCATCAACGAGTACTGA
- the epsI gene encoding exosortase-associated protein EpsI, B-type: protein MPLLRAIWLLAAMLLAVGLAQALKPERLVADRLAPIDLKAQVPQEFSGWRIDPDTAPVLPDPTLQQRLDSVYDQTLARTYVNAQGERVMLTIAYGRDQKLSEATAVHRPEFCYGAQGFDIRGAGLSQVALPAGQVKVQRLVGRLGPRVEPISYWVTLADEATLPGVGRKLGQLRHGLAGEVADGMLVRVSTLARPGAEISYAAQDRFLHDLAGALPADVRPRYFGV, encoded by the coding sequence ATGCCATTGCTGCGCGCGATCTGGCTCCTGGCGGCGATGCTGCTGGCGGTAGGGCTCGCGCAGGCCCTGAAGCCGGAGCGCCTGGTCGCCGACCGGCTGGCGCCGATCGACCTCAAAGCGCAGGTGCCGCAGGAGTTCTCGGGCTGGCGCATCGACCCCGACACCGCCCCCGTGCTGCCTGACCCCACGCTGCAGCAGCGCCTCGACTCGGTGTACGACCAGACCCTTGCGCGCACCTATGTGAATGCGCAGGGCGAGCGGGTGATGCTCACCATCGCCTATGGCCGCGACCAGAAGCTCTCGGAGGCGACCGCGGTGCACCGCCCCGAGTTCTGCTATGGCGCGCAGGGCTTCGACATCCGGGGCGCCGGTCTTAGCCAGGTGGCGCTGCCCGCCGGCCAGGTCAAGGTGCAGCGCCTCGTGGGCCGGCTCGGGCCGCGCGTGGAGCCCATCAGCTACTGGGTGACGCTCGCCGACGAGGCCACGCTGCCCGGCGTGGGCCGCAAGCTCGGGCAGTTGCGCCACGGCCTCGCCGGCGAAGTGGCCGACGGCATGTTGGTGCGCGTGTCGACGCTTGCCAGGCCGGGCGCCGAGATTTCGTACGCGGCGCAAGACCGCTTCCTGCACGATCTCGCGGGCGCGTTGCCCGCCGACGTGCGGCCACGCTACTTCGGGGTCTGA